The following proteins are co-located in the Streptomyces bottropensis ATCC 25435 genome:
- a CDS encoding LNS2 domain-containing protein, producing MTDNHRPLAVFDLDNTLADTAHRQRFLERKPRDWDAFFAAAPQDPPLAEGVALARESARECEVLYLTGRPERCRRDTVDWLAAHGLPEGRIRMRRDNDRRPARRTKLEILRELARTREIRVLVDDDELVCEDAERAGFTVVRARWAAASAALKAAQEREGRT from the coding sequence GTGACCGACAACCACCGGCCCCTCGCCGTTTTCGACCTGGACAACACCCTCGCCGACACCGCGCACCGGCAGCGGTTCCTGGAGCGCAAGCCGCGCGACTGGGACGCGTTCTTCGCGGCGGCCCCGCAGGATCCGCCACTGGCCGAAGGGGTCGCGCTGGCGCGGGAGAGCGCACGGGAGTGCGAGGTGCTGTACCTGACGGGGCGGCCCGAGCGCTGCCGCCGCGACACCGTCGACTGGCTCGCCGCGCACGGCCTGCCCGAGGGGCGGATCCGGATGCGCCGCGACAATGACCGCAGGCCCGCCCGCCGCACCAAGCTGGAGATCCTCCGTGAACTCGCCCGGACCCGCGAGATCCGCGTCCTCGTGGACGACGACGAACTCGTCTGCGAGGACGCGGAACGGGCGGGCTTCACGGTCGTACGGGCGCGCTGGGCCGCCGCCTCCGCCGCGCTGAAGGCGGCGCAGGAGCGGGAGGGGCGGACCTGA
- a CDS encoding NAD(P)/FAD-dependent oxidoreductase — translation MPDGEIIVIGGGYGGIRLAKQLDEVARVTLVDRKEVFFHRIAALRAGVHEAWTTTPFIPYDRLLRNGRVVTGKAVGIDTGERQVTLATGERLPYDVVVIATGADYPEPARFLGTTTEEAGKTFTAHQESVAAAEHVLVVGGGPGGVELAAEIRLARPDARVTLAHAGSELLSSTGSKWAGRRALAWLEARDVEVRLDSFVSPGPDFGTYRDGRGNLIEADLSFWANGTTPNTLWLRLAGHGDWLNPAGQVKVDRTLRVEGRLDVFAVGDVNDASELKVSPVAFAQADIAAHNIRAYLESPGRHRKEPRLYRPIRRTPLIVPLGPADGITLLPVPGGETAVLGGRTSTLAKARTLMTPYIRKQLGYAG, via the coding sequence GTGCCTGACGGCGAAATCATCGTGATCGGCGGCGGATACGGGGGCATCCGCCTCGCCAAACAACTGGACGAGGTCGCACGGGTCACCCTCGTGGACCGCAAGGAGGTCTTCTTCCACCGCATCGCCGCACTGCGCGCGGGCGTGCACGAGGCATGGACGACGACGCCCTTCATCCCGTACGACAGGCTGCTGCGCAACGGCCGTGTCGTGACGGGCAAGGCGGTCGGCATCGACACCGGCGAGCGGCAGGTGACCCTCGCGACGGGCGAGCGGCTGCCGTACGACGTGGTGGTGATCGCGACCGGGGCGGACTACCCGGAACCGGCCCGCTTCCTGGGCACCACCACCGAGGAGGCGGGCAAGACGTTCACCGCGCACCAGGAGAGCGTGGCCGCCGCCGAGCACGTCCTGGTCGTCGGTGGCGGGCCGGGCGGCGTGGAACTCGCCGCCGAGATCCGGCTGGCCCGGCCGGACGCGCGGGTCACCCTCGCGCACGCCGGGTCCGAGCTGCTCAGCTCCACCGGCAGCAAGTGGGCCGGACGGCGGGCCCTGGCGTGGCTGGAGGCGCGCGACGTGGAGGTGCGGCTCGACTCGTTCGTCTCACCCGGGCCGGACTTCGGCACCTACCGGGACGGGCGGGGCAACCTCATCGAGGCCGACCTGTCGTTCTGGGCCAACGGCACCACGCCGAACACGCTCTGGCTGCGGCTGGCCGGGCACGGGGACTGGCTCAACCCGGCGGGGCAGGTCAAGGTGGACCGGACGCTCCGCGTCGAGGGGCGCCTCGACGTGTTCGCGGTCGGTGACGTGAACGACGCCAGCGAGCTGAAGGTGTCCCCCGTCGCGTTCGCCCAGGCGGACATCGCCGCGCACAACATCCGCGCGTATCTGGAGAGTCCGGGCAGGCACCGCAAGGAGCCGCGGCTGTACCGGCCGATCCGGCGGACTCCGCTGATCGTGCCGCTCGGGCCGGCCGACGGAATCACGCTCCTGCCGGTGCCGGGGGGTGAGACGGCGGTGCTCGGGGGCCGTACGTCCACGCTGGCGAAGGCGAGGACGCTGATGACGCCGTACATCAGGAAGCAGCTGGGTTACGCCGGTTGA
- a CDS encoding MarR family winged helix-turn-helix transcriptional regulator yields MPPSPPPSDPASPEVIEIERALTRITYLSTRARAHERLMSLAGVPLDRAAVALLRQIADSEPLRPGELANRLGVEASHVTRQVQQLLKAGYVTRVPDPDDRRAQRIELTAVGREAIGRIREAGVRGMQMALSKWSPEELRQLAGLFHRMVDDFLTHANDLVQGD; encoded by the coding sequence ATGCCCCCCTCACCGCCACCCTCCGACCCCGCTTCCCCGGAAGTGATCGAGATCGAGCGAGCCCTCACGCGCATCACCTACCTCAGCACCCGGGCCCGGGCGCACGAGCGTCTGATGAGCCTGGCCGGGGTGCCGCTGGACCGCGCCGCCGTGGCCCTGCTGCGGCAGATCGCCGATTCCGAGCCGTTGCGGCCGGGGGAGCTGGCCAACCGCCTCGGGGTCGAGGCCTCGCACGTCACCCGCCAGGTCCAGCAGCTTCTGAAGGCCGGTTACGTCACCCGCGTACCCGACCCGGACGACCGGCGCGCCCAGCGCATCGAGCTGACGGCGGTCGGCAGGGAGGCGATCGGCCGTATCCGCGAAGCGGGGGTGCGCGGTATGCAGATGGCGTTGTCCAAGTGGTCGCCCGAGGAGCTTCGGCAGCTGGCGGGACTCTTCCACCGGATGGTGGACGACTTCCTCACCCACGCCAACGACCTGGTTCAGGGGGACTGA
- a CDS encoding alpha/beta hydrolase fold domain-containing protein, producing the protein MSLLARPAVAALAAKAMQRLSGVAARRPSGPGSRAAWLARLPEYTCATRELTVPTAYGPARAVLYVPAGAEGAPPPPLHVNFHGGGYVMPQIELDDALCRCLAAEAGVAVLNVDYVVAPQHPFPAPPRQAFEVVRWAAGHGGEHGWDGGRLSVGGQSAGGGLAAAVARQALEEGGPSIALQVLHYPPLDLATGARDKRAAIARPLLRPWMADVFDSSYIPDPTMRADRLVSPAHPSDTADLRGIAPAFVVTAEYDLLKAEGVAYADRLRTAGSLVGHHDVTGADHGYDTGDEARAREVYPLIAEQVRRAFFPGILP; encoded by the coding sequence ATGTCCCTTCTCGCCCGTCCGGCGGTGGCCGCCCTCGCGGCCAAGGCGATGCAACGTCTCTCGGGCGTGGCCGCCCGCCGGCCCAGTGGGCCAGGGTCCCGGGCGGCCTGGCTCGCCCGACTGCCCGAATACACCTGTGCCACCCGCGAGTTGACGGTACCGACCGCGTACGGCCCGGCCCGCGCCGTGCTGTACGTACCCGCCGGTGCCGAGGGCGCCCCTCCCCCGCCGCTCCACGTCAACTTCCACGGCGGCGGCTACGTCATGCCGCAGATCGAGCTGGACGACGCGCTGTGCCGGTGTCTGGCCGCCGAGGCGGGTGTGGCCGTGCTCAACGTGGACTACGTGGTCGCTCCCCAGCACCCGTTCCCGGCGCCGCCCCGGCAGGCGTTCGAGGTGGTCCGGTGGGCCGCCGGGCACGGGGGCGAGCACGGCTGGGACGGCGGCCGGCTCTCCGTGGGCGGCCAGAGCGCGGGCGGCGGCCTCGCGGCGGCGGTGGCCCGCCAGGCGCTGGAGGAGGGCGGCCCCTCGATCGCCCTCCAGGTCCTGCACTATCCGCCGCTCGACCTCGCGACCGGCGCCCGCGACAAGCGGGCCGCCATCGCCAGGCCCCTGCTGCGCCCGTGGATGGCGGACGTGTTCGACAGCTCGTACATCCCGGACCCCACGATGCGCGCCGACCGTCTGGTCTCGCCCGCGCACCCCTCGGACACCGCCGACCTCCGGGGCATCGCGCCGGCCTTCGTCGTCACCGCCGAGTACGACCTCCTCAAGGCCGAGGGCGTGGCCTACGCGGACCGGCTGCGCACGGCCGGGTCCCTCGTGGGCCATCACGACGTGACCGGCGCCGACCACGGCTACGACACCGGCGACGAGGCCAGGGCCCGCGAGGTGTATCCACTGATCGCGGAACAGGTGCGGCGGGCGTTCTTCCCCGGAATCCTCCCCTGA
- a CDS encoding dodecin: MTDHVYRVTEIVGSSDESVDHAIRNGVARAAQTLRNLDWFEVTQVRGHIEDGQIAHYQVGLKLGFRLDDTD; the protein is encoded by the coding sequence ATGACCGACCACGTTTACCGGGTCACCGAGATCGTCGGCAGTTCGGACGAGAGCGTCGACCACGCCATCCGCAACGGCGTCGCCCGCGCCGCCCAGACCCTGCGCAACCTGGACTGGTTCGAGGTGACACAGGTCCGCGGACACATCGAGGACGGGCAGATCGCGCACTACCAGGTCGGCCTGAAGCTCGGTTTCCGGCTGGACGACACCGACTGA